The DNA window AAGATTCGAACTCATGACCTTTGTAATATAAAACCAACATAGTAATCGTTGCACTATCAcatcttattaattttttttataacttatttatataaaacaaacactcatatttcttttttctatttttcttacaaaatctcatcctctcatgactctttctttttaatcttcaactctctctctctctctctatcctcttttcttttgtcactccctttttaatcaaacatctttatttttagtttattgatgttttcttacatcttttaattttatttttgtccattaaatttaaaaagttaaaaaagaattattttttaaacccaaattatttaatgccacaaccacttacttttatctcattttttgtttcttatcaagtttgcatttctattttcgattctcttgatttctttcgaactccaaactttcttttttaaattgcaatctctaaatcccaaaatgtaaattaaaatttaagttcacaatgtctaaattctcatagacgtgaattttgtataatttcaaaatattgtgatatttttgggttggatttaaaattttttggtagatataattgaaattgagatgaaatttatttgttttaacttataattcaaaaataaataatttaattttaaaaatccaagttattcaaaaatagtaaacttttcaccATGTAAAGCATTAAATTAGTctattacatgtcttattttgtgcatatatatatttatataaattatttttaaaaaaaattcattgaaccaagGTTGAACCGgcccgaccggttgaacctcgaccctttcaattcaccggttcaattaactgtccgatttttaaaacattgaccAAATCCCAGCCAAACCCATGGCGCATCTAGTCCAACTCCAGACTAACTTCTTAACACTTCAATCCACCatcaagaagagaattttcacCAATCTAACTCCGAGAAGAATCCACTTGTCTATGATCCACCACCAATAAGGTGAAATTTCGGACTCCTGCCAACACTTGGCTCCTTGATCTAACACTAACCAGACCCCTGTCAAACTTATGGCGCATCTAGCCCAACACCAATCAAACTTGCCAAACTTCTTAACATTTCGATCCACCACCAAAAAGAGAATTTTCACCAACCCAACTCTGAGAAGTATCCATTTGTCTATGATTTACCACcaagaagagaattttcacTGACCTAACTCCGAGAAGAATCCACTTGTCATGAGTAGTCCAGTTTCACAATCAGAAATTCTGATACTACTTGTTAGGCAGAAACACCTTTAAAGAGTCCATCAAATAGTCCAATATATTAGTCAGGAACTCAACTCTGATCCAAAAGTTAAAACTGCTAAGTCTCGAccccttacttacatattaaccgctATTTCTCCATTTCTCGAACCAATATAGGATATAATTCTTTACTCATCAACCTAACATTTTCTCCCTTTTATTTTCCAATctagaaatttaattacttGTGATTGAGAATTTCTTATCTAGGTAGGATATTTTATTTGCATGCCACTATACTTACATCGATTATTCCTTGATAATCCCATTACCAATTCTAAGCTGTAGAAAATGACACAGATCTTTGTTAGGATTGAGGCTTATTTGCAAAATATTATTTGTTTGCATCAAAACATGTTTTTCACtcaatctttttattttttaaactatttttttatctcccatacatcacatcataaaaaatattatagtaattttttcaaataatattttaaataatctgctacttttcttatttttttgggCTACTTTTCTTAATTTGTATACttatttccttcttttttttatgcATGTGGCAGAGAGGTGACCAAAATGTCTGACGATATCAAGGACAAATTGTTGAGAACAGACAAACAGAGTGAAGAACAAATTATTGAGGAAGAGAAACTTAAGGATCGGATCTGGGGTGAATCTAAAAAAATGTGGGTGATTGCAGCTCCAGCAATATTTACTAGATTTACAACATTCGGGACTTTTGTCATCACCCAGGCATTTGTTGGTCACATTGGAGCTACACAGCTTGCTGCTCACTCTTTGGTCCAGACTGTACTTTTGAGGTTTGCCAATGGCATACTGGTAAATGTCTATGACATCTTTTTGTATGCTTGTATGCTTTCCAATGAGGTTTATTATCATTATAAgcattttttcttaatttatgaAATTGAATTGTTTTTTGGTCATGTCATAGAAACCTCTAGTCTTTAAAGAGTTATAATGTAACATGGGACTTTTCAGACTTAGCCCAATGGGCATCATTTGTTGAATTGGCCGAGTCGGACTTCATTTGGTCCAGTTGTGTCTTGAACACACTTACCATGTGTAGAACACGAAGCTGCTCCGGATACAAGCCATAGGCAGAGCCAGTAGAGGGGCCAGGGAGCTGCCCCGAGTTTTTAGATATTTTAGTTAGCCCCCaagagattttgaaaattttcatcaaaaGTCTTTCTTTCATCCCCTACCCCACTAAGATTTGACAAAGTTCTATTGCCCCCTTCCACCAAACTTTAGCTTAATTAAAAACTTGAACTTCTACTCCTCTTTTACTACTTTTGACCTTACTAATAAGTTAATTGATATATGAAATTCAACTTGTTATTAATGAGTTTAGCATTACATATTGAATTGTTGAAAACTTTATCTATTATGTCAAGATAAAATTTGTTTAAAGCTAAAATGCATATACCtttcaattaatttttatttttatttttatttttgatttaccaaatttcaaatttatctACTTTGTTCTACAAGCATATTATCTTCCATACACGAAGTTCATAaaatttgtatgttttgaaaaattttcctcGTAAATTTATAAAACTAATATTTGTGTATATTAGTACCGTGTTTAtatagcaaaatttttcaaataatattttgattaCATAACAAACACAATTTTCAATCAACATTTTATCTTTCCAACCTTGTTTTTATCTCACACGCATTTTATCCAAAAAGTGCTATAGTATTTATTTCAAATAGTCTCTTGTCCAAACACACGTTTGTGTACTTTTGATTTGCACTGTAAAGTATGATTACTCTTCAAAGTTTGATACCAGAGAATATTCAAATTATACTTTTCCCCTTAGGATTGTAAGAATGTGATAGAAACATGAATAGTTATATTAATAAATAACCTGTATATTTCGATTTATTAAGAAATATACAGCTTCCTTACTAAAGTTTCAAACACTTGAACTGACAATTGTTTTATCAACATAATCTTGTTACAAAAATGAACTTGTTAATGTAGAAactttatttcaaaatttttacttTTGAGCATAATTAGACCAAAGATTGGACAATGAAGtgtcaaaaattaaaaaagggtAGCATATAAGCCAGAATTCTAAAATTACACTCTTAAAAACATAAGTTTCAAAAgacattttttaaacaaaattctTGACTCTGCCACTACTACATACCACCATTAATATCTGCCATTAATGTTTGTAGACGACCAataattcatgcttattttatCAGTCTATGTTTGCTTTGGATACATAATAGTTGAAAGGCTTCGATGGTGTTGACTTGTTGAGGATAGCTTTGTGCTACTAGACTGTTTTAAGTGAAAGAGAAGCTTAATGCTCGTTTGATAACTCTATTTAATGCTGAAAATTAATTTATCAAGAACTTTTTGAATTCATCTCATTTGATAATAGAAATACCTTATCACTTAATGTATTGAGCAATGCTTTATTTGTGTACAAAACTTTAAGCGAAAAAATTtcactgaaatttttttttctgaattgATCGCACACGCTATATTTGCGACACATATAACACACTCTCATACATCTCCTTACAAAAAAGTACATTTGCTCTCTTTTTGTTTGACACATACATGCATactcctctctctctcactctctcaaATACAAACACTTAAGCACTACATGTCAATTGTTCCattattttctctctcacacacaaacttttctttctctccaaatacacaaataaaggCAATCTTTTTTAAAGGATAAATGTACAGTATTTGTGGCATATTTCAATCCAATGCTATAATTCACTTAATTAGCAAATAGTTATAACTTTATTAATTCAACAACTTAATACTTTTAGAACTTAATTTTAGACTGTAGATTTTatatttcagttttatcaaatgggGCCCTAGGTGGAAAAATTTTCCTAAATTCTACTTAGAAAAAGCTATTTGTGCATAGAAGATGAATATTATTCTTGGCAATATTTAAAATACTTTCACCAATACAATTTTAGAGTTAATCTAATTGCTACATTATAAATGGGCGACAAAGTCAAAATTTAGATGACATTAACATGCGAAATTAATGTATTTGTTCTAATTTATGAGTTTGTTAAATTGATCATAATTCTGCATAATTTTTCATGAAATCTTGCATTGTTTTATGCACTTGACATAGTACCAAAAGTGTACGGCATGATATTGTTTTGATATGCTATAATCGATGTGGAATAGTAGTGTGCGGAAAACTGTGGCCCATACCACGACTTCAGACGATGTTGGGCAGCCTCTTCCGACCCGCAGAGGAATAGTTGGGTCGTACGGTAACCAGTCTATGGACACCAGATACCtctgtgttgacaaaaaaaaaaaaaaaaaaaaaccacgaCTTCAGACCATGGTCATTGAAAGTAAATGTCTCATAACAGGCTGATTTTTTTTAATGCATCTTggaacacaattttttttttaagcaaaaaggGTGGGATTTAAAAAGCAGGAGGGAAAAAAGGGATTAGAATCTAAGATCTCTAAATTCTGTAAACTCAATATTAACGATTAGATCAAAACCTCCTCGATTAGAACATGTAGTTCACCTTCTTTCGGTActatttgtgcaacttcattgggTAATCAATAGGAAAAGCATCTCCAAATGAATACTGTAGTGAAATTCCAGTCTGTTTTTTGTGGGGAAAATCGGTGAAATTCTCACTACATTACGTTCTTGTATAAATCCatctcaaaaattgaattttttcatgcaaaaaccaTTTTTTTGGCAGACACTTTTCACTCATAAATATATTGATTCTCATTTTACTCAGGGTAAGTATCGTCCTGTGGCATATGAAATGGAAACTATTACGGTGTTTGACTGCTAAATTGAAAGATACAAGTGTCCAGAAGTACCTATAAACGAGTagcatagtttttttttttaattgttttgaagTGATGGTTTAAGGATTACTTTTGTTAAAGCTATTCTTGTGAATAGAAGGATATCAGTTCACAAAAAAGCTGAATACAAGCACAAGAAGAAACAATTAAATATAGTCTTGCAAAGGAAGGATATGAGTTCGAACATAGCTGTCGTTCAAATTCAagaatacatacatacatatatatatatatatatatatatatatatgaaagtagTTATTTTAATCAGAATTGTTTCTCACTCCTATGTGATATGCCTAATTGCAGAGAATTAATAGGTTATGGGTCACTTGGATTTTATCCATATTAAATCCTAATTGgattatattatatgtttataaattatctctaattttaaaataactaattttatcttaaagatattattttaaaaaataactaatcttatcttaattCTGTCAAATTATTACATATAGAACTATAGTAAAATCTTTTTCAAATCACAACTATTGAAATCTTATATATCCCAAATTACTTTCTTTCACCACTATATTGTTCATTAGTATTCAAATTGTTCATCATTTCTAtccttaattttgaattaacttagtgtaaaaaagagaattaactgTTACGCTGACAGATTTACCAATACTATTGGAAATTGAATatttattgacaaaaaaaatgaattgctGGATTTTTTTCTACTTCATTAAATATGAATACATAGTTCTAGATTTATGgttattataaaattttaaattatctAAAGGaatatttgtaaaaaaaaaaaaaagaatatctacCAAGTTTTTAATATGGGGTACATGATTTGATGTATTCTATCAAATTATAGTGAAAGTATGCAAacgaatttttaaaaattagtaaataattgaacatttagaatacattaattttttaaagttaatatAGATGAACATGTAggattgttgttaatttttgtttttaaattatttatgTTTATATAAATTCGCAATAAATAAAAACAGACCGTGCTAAGACACAGGCAAAATTCTAGTTCTTTCTTAAAAAAGGCTGACGAGTATGTAATCCTCAGAATTTAATGTAAGCTCGACACTGGACGTTTGATATTTTATAGCCTTTGAATTGCTCTCTGAAATAGTTGAAGGGCGAAAAGTGGAATGAATCCTAAGGAAAATGTATCACTGGACATTGTTGTTCCGTGGAATAATAGTATTTGTATTGAGCAGTGGAGTTTCCAAACAGAATACTAGTGCAATACTTCGGAGTATGTAAGCAGAAATGGTAATTAAGGTTTCTATTCTTCTGTGTCAAATCTTGATTATACAGTTGGGAATGGCTAGCGGATTGGAAACTCTTTGTGGGCAAGCCTACGGTGCGAAACAATATCACATGCTTGGAATCTATCTTCAGAGGTCATGGATTGTCTTATTTGTCACATCATCTATACTTCTacccattttcattttcactgccCCAATTTTAAGAGCTTTAGGACAGGATGAAACTATTTCAGAGGTGGCCGGAACCATTGCTCACTGGTTTATTCCTGTCATCTACTCGTTCATGGTGTCATATAGCTGCCAAATGTTTCTTCAAGCACAAAGCAAGAACATGATCATTTCATATTTGGCAGCATTTTCTCTATCAATCCACTTGCTCCTCTCATGGCTTTTGACTGTGAAATACAAGAAGGGAATCCCTGGTGCCATGCTATCTACTATCTTATCATTTTGGATCCCCAATCTGGGTCAATTTCTATTTGTTCTTTGTGGAGGATGCCGAGAAACGTGGAAGGGTTTTTCATCCTTGGCATTCAAGGATCTCTTGCCAATAATTAGGCTTTCATTATCATCTGGTGCCATGGTATGGTAAGATAACTCTTTGGTTTTACTTCAAAAACTCTAGCTATTGGGTAGTTTGTAGTCACTGTCATGACAAAACAAAGTGGTGGCGAtgttaaaaaatattttgttgACGAAAGCACAGTTAGAGGGATCTGTATAGGGAATTCCAACATTGATTTTGAAACAGCGAAATTTCTTGTGTAAAATCCTGAATATGTTCATCGTTTATTCGAGAGCCAGTTAGGTAATCATGCATTGTAAGCCATGTTTGTTGCATGCCATTTGGGGTTATGATAAACTTTTTTGGTTGCCTTACTGTTCAAGCAAAGTCCACCTGCAACCTTCACCATAGAATTATCAATTAAGTGGTTTTCAATATAATGCATCTAATTGCGGTAATGTTTATAGTTCATGATCATCATCTATCTGTTTCTACATAAAGATAATAAAGTTGAGTTTTCTCTGATATGAATTCTAAATTAGTGTGTAAACTATTTTTATCACTGACATGAAACTTACCTATCTTATATAATTGACCGTATAGTTATATCCTTAAACGAGGTTTTGATACATTTCTTGAACCTTTTATGTAGTCTTGAGCTGTGGTACAACACCATATTGGTTCTTCTTACTGGAAACATGAAGAACGCAAAGGTTGCAATCGATGCTCTTTCTATCTGGTACTGACCTTCCACTTTCCTAGCATTTTCTCACGTTTCCATGCTTTTGTGAAACTATGGTTTCTCAAAGGAGCAAAAAATGTTATCCTTTTGCAGCCTAAATATTAATGGCTGGGAGATGATGATATCTCTTGGTTTCCTGGCGGCAGCAAGGTAACTCCATTATTACTTCTACATATATGTTTGGGCACTTATCCAATATTAAGAGAAATATTTTGCTATGTAGGCTTTAACAATGGTCATAACATTTTTCTGactttattttgtttcttcCACTCATGAAACGTGTGATATTCCCTTCTGTACTCGTTTTCCTTACATATCTAGTGTACGAGTTGCAAACGAACTTGGAAGGGGGAGTGCTAAAGCAGCAAAGTTTTCGATATGGATTTCGGTGCTAACATCTTTGGCCATTGGATTTGTACTATTCatattctttctcttctttcggGAACGTCTAGCATACATATTCACCTCAGATCATGATGTGGCTGAAGCAGTTGGCAATTTATCTCCACTGTTAGCATTTTCCATACTTCTAAACAGTGTTCAACCAGTTCTTTCCGGTAAGCTTGTTTTTTATGTCATATTAGGACTGCGGCGGCTGCAGTTGTATTCTCGTCCGATCTCAGTGCAGTTTTATGTCATATATTATTTGACGTACAATATCATTACATTATTGTATTCATAGTTTGATGtacataaataaaatattacacacacgcatatatatatatatatgtgatgTAACAATAGAATGTGGATGTACACCAAAAATTATTACATATACAACAATTAGACAGAGTCAGACACAATACAACTGCACCTGCCCTTGTTCTATTATATTGATGCTTATACAAAGAACCAAAGATAAAAAATATCAGTTTTAGTAGAGTGAATTATTGTACTACCTGAACCAAACATGGTACTAGTTCCACTACATGCTTGATTTTAAGTTGTTAtgacaagaaaagaaagttattttttttcttttctgatcTTGTGAATTTTAACATCTCAAGAGAGATGGCCAAAATAATATATAACACTAACTCTTCCGTTTTTTAAGGTGTTGCTGTGGGGGCTGGATGGCAGGGCACTGTGGCATATGTCAATGTGGGTAGCTATTATTTGATCGGCATTCCCATTGGTGTGGTGCTTGGTTACCTTATTAAATTACAAGTACAAGTAAGTGCTGCTTTGGTACCTATTGATGGATTCAATCAAGATATTAACGAAatgatcatttttttttaaatatttgtttgttatctcttttattttatAACACGTTCAAAATAAATATGGACTAAAGCCTCAATACAGAGGATTAGTTGCATCATCATCTAATAACGGAGTAAATGGTAATAAATGGTTCTGGATGTTAAGGCCGTCTTAGTTTTTCCAATTCCAACTAAATCTAGTTTTTTTTATCCACCAAATAAAATTTCTaattaaaaacattaaaagaaaataaaacaaaaatgaaatgtaGACAAATGTAACTGAGTGAAGTTTGTTTTCTAGGGTGTTTGGATTGGAATGCTAATCGGTACACTAGTCCAAACAATTGTGCTTGTTATAATCACATCGAAAACTGATTGGGATCAACAGGTATTTCATTGcccaatctttttctttttacattATTCACTTTTCAAATGTCAGTTTAATAAAATTACTACATGGTTTCAAATTCTTTTGGACATTGGTTACAGGTATCAGTTGCGCAACAACGAATCAATAGGTGGTTTATACCATCTGATAATGACAATAGCTCCGAATccttgtgaattaccttatgttttcgttctttatttttttttcttctaggCTAAATAAAATGCTTAATTGCAGAACGCCCATGAAGTTATCACTTATCAATAGCATTTCACGTTTTGATTTTCTCAAAGGCCTATGGAATGGATGTTCAGATAAACTCTTTGCTAGATTGCAAATAAATTGTTCTCTTCATGATATCCAATCCAATTTATGTGCCAGTGGGATCCTTCAGCACCAATCAGTTAAGTTTTAAGTAATTAAATCAACACATTATTCTGTTGAATGCATTATAattagaaaaaaaggaagaaatgtaACATATCATTCTATATGTATTATGATTCTTCCGATGTCTATTGGTTATAAATTAAGCTTCTTAAAGTTAAAATAGTCCTAGACAACAAATGTCAGACGAGGAAATTAAGAACAAGGATGAATAACTCGATGAACTTGATGATGACGATCATGATGATAAACTCAATGGATTAGACGGCAGAtattaaatgcatttcaattttgactttttgcatATATGACATATATCTACATCCTTTCGTATAGATAAAAATTCATTCACTACATTGACAGTAGATAAAAATATAATCCTATATATTTTAGCCTTCTGGCATCAGAGTCCGTTAGTAGGTTCTATTTATTCAATTATTCTATTGGATTCTTCTCATATTTACATTTTCATAAGACTTAGATTAGCGTTGATTGAGTCCGTAAAACTGTTGGTTAGCGGCTGCATTTAACAACATTGAACATAAGCCCATGGTCCCAAGGGTGGTTTCGATAATCTAAACTTCGTTAATGCAACTATTGAAAAGAATCAATCGATAATTGGTTACATAGAATGAATACTAAAAATGTTTTTCGAATCTACTGACACTCTGGATTAATATAATATTGCTACCTATATTAATTCTTTAGAAGTTAACATAGCAAACATTAAATAAAAGTTATCAAACTGGTCATTCCAAGAAAGATTAAAAGGAAAcaatatatgtgtgtgtattgCACCAGGGGATTTTGGCTTGAGCCTCCTACTAAGCCTTCAACTTTCCATTTAATTGGTCTGTCTAATGGGCGCACTCATTAAGATATATTTTAagtgttatatttttaaaaatataagattaattagaaaaaataaataaatacaaggtaaggtaggtaagattaaataagaaaagtatataaatataaggGAGGATAATAATTGTTAATATGTGCATATATATGTAGGTTAGGTAAATGTTAGGTGCATTAACGAGTCCTTTAAGGGCATCTGTTAGAAAaaccttattttaattgatcaaaatatcatTAATGtcttttgtttggattgaatcTAAAATTGTTCTTTTATTAGTTATGTTTAGTCTCTAAAAAAACAAATTTTCCAAACATGTCATATCAAAAACAGGAAAGAAATGTTTATTGGCCGGGGTTTTGCAatctaaaatttattttttattaaccttaccaaaaataaatatgatCCCGGGCAAGATTGGTATATGTTAACAAAGTTATAGTGAAAATCTAGTTGCTACGAACCTCACATTGAGGAAACCTTTCCCAATTCTTTTATTCTTATTAAAACCTCACAAAAAATATGACTATTTAATCACTGAAACACCAAACTAAGGAAATATTTGTCGacctgtgttttttttttaattagcaAATCTTGTATACGGTGAAGGAATGCCAACactaaattttattaattataataaataaaGCATCAAGGAGGACGTGAACTTGACCTCCACAAGTCCAAATGGAAAttaaacagcaaatgaaatcCCTACTAACTATTGAAACAGATAAAACTGGAATTTAACTTTTACATTGTCTAATGGAAGGAAATCCTAATCTGTTGACACGAATTTCACCCATAGCTAGGCATGGAAGAAGAGCCTCTTGATTGTATTGTAGCAGAGAAGAAGCCGGATGACTATAACCCTCATTAGACAAGATATTGGCCACCTTATTACCTTCTCAGAAGCGGTGAGTAATTTGAATAAATAAATGGGAATTAAGCACATTTTGAAGAATCTGCACCATCAATAAAGCATTTGTCTCAatgtgtaacttttttttttattttggcgTTATGGAGGGCCCGCGGCCCTTTTACAGACTCACTAGTCTAGGCGTACAGACTTTTAATGCATCTTGACTCAAGAAGGGTCTCAGATCTTGTGGTGGCTTGTCTATTCTGCTATAACCAGGCTCCATTCTTAGGCTGAGTCTTGCAAGATGGTCGGGCGCTTGCATTGCTTTCTCTCCAAACATGCTTCTAACATCTCCCTAATCATCCTTAATGGATTATGGCGTGGACTTTCCAGTACATTACTTTTGATCAGTTGCAACGAGGATTGTGAATCAGTTTCTAGCACAACCTTCCTTAGACTAAGGTCCCATGCAAGCGACAGCCCGTATAAAATTCCTTGCAGTCCAAGCATGATAAACAGCTAGTTGGAACATCATTTGCCAGTTTGTTATCTCCTTCTTTCTAATTTGCTTACCTCCCAAATTGCAATCCAACCATTCTGTAAGATCAGTTTATTTGAATTCAGCCCAACGCCTTTTTTCCACTAGTTGTGCCCATATTTTGGATATCCACTCCCAATCCCTGATTGCATGTAACGTAGTTTCAACCTCCGTTTTGTAAATTGGGCAAAGTCCATTTGTTTGTAAATGTCTCCTCCTCTTCTCCATGTTTGTCAGGAGCCTATTGTGTTGGATCTTTAATCCAACGTtagacttatatgtgaataattatgtgttgcaaactgtcaaataggattaaatccaattaaagtgatcaaatatggtTTGGACTTAATGTATTTAATAGGGTGTGGGTTTTTAATGTGCAGAGACTTAAAGGTATttcctatttctatgatgggccGAAATAAGAATTCAAAAGGTAACAGGTatgttatctataaatagggttatggtccccaagtCACACGTATACTTATTGTTGTATTTTCTAAATACCACAAAATAGCTCTTttctgatatcccatcgtcagaaaagataccagagagataTTAAATGACTCTCTCAAGAATTGACAAATACGTGTTGGTCTGAAAGGCCACCCCAATATCTTTAAAGATTCAAATATCAGTTTGTCGACATGAATCCAGGTACCCTTCCgcaattttattgttattttttttaataatcgccatatacaTTTTGGAtttaataggtgatggttttcaccaaaggttaaatatatGATTGATTATTggaaaataatttggattcagtaatttgtgtatatatatatatatatatatatatatatatatgtatcagAGCCAGAGGGGGAAGTGGGGAGATGGCTATCTTTCTTTACTTATTATGATGTTGTtagtgtagatctacaagtttaTATCTTCTTGATGAGATTGCTTAACTTCATGATTACCATCTTTCTTTATTTATGATGTTGCTAGTATAGATCTACAAGTTTAGATCTGTTTAATGAGACTGGTTAATTTCGTGATTACCATCTAATGTATTCAAACTTATTATAATTTTGCTAGTATtgattacatatatatatatatttatgtctTGCAAATTCGGTTTTTGGTTATATGGTTATCGGCTCTTAAACATAATGACCGATTGTTCACTAGTTGTCATTATTGTTCACCTTTTCATTCACAATATATGGCTTTGTATTTCGGCTTCATGTTTCATGCTTCTTGTCGTATTTGCCAAATAATATAAAGTCAAGATAGGGCGCATGCTA is part of the Coffea eugenioides isolate CCC68of chromosome 6, Ceug_1.0, whole genome shotgun sequence genome and encodes:
- the LOC113776166 gene encoding protein DETOXIFICATION 21-like, producing the protein MSDDIKDKLLRTDKQSEEQIIEEEKLKDRIWGESKKMWVIAAPAIFTRFTTFGTFVITQAFVGHIGATQLAAHSLVQTVLLRFANGILLGMASGLETLCGQAYGAKQYHMLGIYLQRSWIVLFVTSSILLPIFIFTAPILRALGQDETISEVAGTIAHWFIPVIYSFMVSYSCQMFLQAQSKNMIISYLAAFSLSIHLLLSWLLTVKYKKGIPGAMLSTILSFWIPNLGQFLFVLCGGCRETWKGFSSLAFKDLLPIIRLSLSSGAMVCLELWYNTILVLLTGNMKNAKVAIDALSICLNINGWEMMISLGFLAAASVRVANELGRGSAKAAKFSIWISVLTSLAIGFVLFIFFLFFRERLAYIFTSDHDVAEAVGNLSPLLAFSILLNSVQPVLSGVAVGAGWQGTVAYVNVGSYYLIGIPIGVVLGYLIKLQVQGVWIGMLIGTLVQTIVLVIITSKTDWDQQVSVAQQRINRWFIPSDNDNSSESL